The following are encoded together in the Saliniramus fredricksonii genome:
- a CDS encoding L-2-amino-thiazoline-4-carboxylic acid hydrolase yields the protein MNAKDTNRAVGGESGTDTRPAHPANLSMLEKRRIEAEILKHVYDVLKERGDMALAQDTIRESVRRSSIEQAGRFAAQTAGGTSLDSFVEATKLWEKEDALRIRVKERTETTYVFDVERCRYAEMYKEMGLGEIGHLLSCQRDATFCQGYDSRLKFTRSQTIMQGASHCDFRYDFLSDAEKTQADD from the coding sequence ATGAACGCGAAAGACACGAACAGGGCCGTCGGCGGTGAGTCAGGCACGGACACACGCCCCGCCCATCCCGCCAATCTCTCCATGCTGGAAAAGCGCCGCATCGAGGCGGAGATTCTCAAACACGTCTACGATGTCCTGAAGGAACGCGGCGACATGGCGCTGGCGCAGGATACGATTCGCGAATCCGTGCGCCGTTCCTCGATCGAACAAGCCGGGCGCTTCGCCGCGCAGACCGCCGGCGGCACCTCCCTCGACAGTTTTGTCGAGGCGACGAAGCTTTGGGAGAAAGAGGATGCGCTGCGCATCCGCGTCAAGGAGCGCACCGAGACGACCTATGTCTTCGATGTCGAGCGCTGCCGCTATGCCGAGATGTACAAGGAGATGGGGCTCGGCGAGATCGGCCACCTGCTCTCCTGCCAGCGCGACGCCACCTTCTGCCAGGGCTACGATTCCCGCCTGAAATTCACCCGCAGCCAGACCATCATGCAGGGCGCCTCCCATTGCGATTTCCGTTACGACTTTCTCAGCGACGCGGAGAAGACGCAAGCGGATGACTGA
- a CDS encoding 3-oxoacid CoA-transferase subunit B — MAWTREQMAARAAKELRDGFYVNLGIGIPTLVSNYIPEGMSVQLQSENGMLGMGPFPYEGEEDPDLINAGKQTVTELPTTSFFSSADSFAMVRGGHIDLSILGAMQVAENGDLANWMIPGKMVKGMGGAMDLVAGVKKVVVVMEHVAKGKDGSESPKLLKGCDLPLTGTRVVDMVITDLGVFSIDKEGDGGMTLIELADGVTVDEIKARTEAAFKVAV; from the coding sequence ATGGCCTGGACCCGTGAACAGATGGCCGCGCGCGCCGCAAAGGAATTGCGCGACGGCTTCTACGTCAATCTCGGCATCGGCATTCCGACGCTGGTCTCGAACTACATCCCCGAAGGCATGAGCGTGCAGCTGCAGAGCGAGAACGGCATGCTCGGCATGGGCCCCTTCCCCTATGAGGGCGAGGAGGATCCCGATCTGATCAATGCCGGCAAGCAGACCGTGACGGAGCTGCCGACGACGAGCTTCTTCTCGTCAGCCGACAGTTTCGCCATGGTGCGCGGCGGCCATATCGACCTGTCCATCCTCGGCGCCATGCAGGTGGCCGAGAACGGCGATCTCGCCAACTGGATGATCCCCGGCAAGATGGTCAAGGGCATGGGCGGCGCGATGGATCTCGTCGCCGGCGTCAAGAAGGTCGTGGTGGTGATGGAGCATGTCGCCAAGGGCAAGGACGGCTCGGAATCGCCCAAGCTGCTCAAGGGCTGCGACCTGCCGCTGACCGGCACCCGCGTCGTCGACATGGTGATCACCGATCTCGGCGTCTTCTCCATCGACAAGGAAGGCGATGGCGGCATGACCCTGATCGAACTCGCCGACGGTGTGACCGTGGACGAGATCAAGGCCAGGACCGAGGCCGCGTTCAAGGTTGCGGTGTGA
- a CDS encoding NAD(P)/FAD-dependent oxidoreductase — MLEGEHEADACIIGGGFAGLTAARELARAGKRVVVLEAERVGWGASGRNGGFVSPGYAASLSLISLYAGSERAKALYRLSIEGADMVRESVDALGARDACKPVHGKIGVMRYPARDALMQRRDQLARDFGYEVAYMPREDVRAVLRSDKYFDALHDPQAFHFHPLNHARAMARDIIAHGGAIFENSAAIGAVLDAPEKRLRTIGGSVRARDIVLAGGGYTTDLVPELRRAYLPIATYVLLTEPAPERIAQAVTSPCAISDNRRANDYYRLVDDGRRLLWGGRITTRRAEPRDLAALLRRTMISTYPQLSDLRVEIAWSGLMSYARHLMPQIGRLREGVYYCTAFGGHGLNTTAIGGRVVAEAITGESDRIRLFEPFGLAWNGGHFGTAAVQLTYWSYQARDWWKERRAA; from the coding sequence ATGCTCGAAGGCGAGCATGAAGCGGATGCCTGCATCATCGGTGGCGGCTTCGCCGGATTGACGGCGGCCCGGGAACTGGCGCGCGCCGGCAAGCGCGTCGTGGTGCTCGAAGCGGAACGTGTCGGATGGGGCGCGTCGGGGCGCAATGGCGGCTTCGTCTCGCCGGGCTACGCTGCCAGCCTCTCGCTGATATCGCTCTATGCCGGCTCCGAGCGCGCAAAAGCGCTCTACCGGCTCTCGATCGAGGGGGCCGATATGGTGCGCGAGAGCGTCGATGCGCTCGGCGCCCGCGATGCCTGCAAGCCGGTGCACGGCAAGATCGGCGTGATGCGCTACCCAGCCCGCGACGCGCTGATGCAGCGCCGGGATCAGCTCGCCCGCGATTTCGGCTACGAAGTCGCATACATGCCGCGCGAGGACGTGCGCGCGGTTCTGCGCTCGGACAAGTATTTCGACGCGCTCCACGATCCGCAGGCCTTCCATTTCCACCCGCTGAACCATGCCCGCGCCATGGCCCGCGATATCATCGCCCATGGCGGCGCGATCTTCGAGAACAGCGCCGCGATCGGCGCCGTGCTCGACGCGCCGGAAAAGCGCCTGCGCACGATCGGCGGCAGCGTGCGCGCCCGCGACATCGTCCTCGCCGGGGGCGGCTATACCACCGATCTCGTGCCGGAATTACGCCGGGCCTATCTGCCGATCGCGACCTATGTGCTGCTTACCGAGCCGGCACCTGAGCGGATCGCGCAGGCCGTCACAAGCCCCTGCGCGATTTCGGACAACCGCCGCGCGAACGACTATTACCGCCTCGTTGATGACGGTCGGCGGCTGCTCTGGGGCGGGCGCATCACCACGCGTCGGGCCGAGCCGCGCGACCTCGCCGCGCTCCTGCGCCGGACCATGATCTCGACCTATCCGCAATTGTCTGATCTGCGCGTGGAGATCGCATGGTCAGGGTTGATGTCCTATGCGCGCCATCTGATGCCGCAGATCGGACGGCTGCGCGAGGGGGTGTATTACTGCACCGCCTTCGGCGGCCATGGGCTCAACACCACCGCCATCGGCGGACGCGTCGTCGCCGAGGCGATCACCGGCGAGAGCGACCGAATCCGCCTGTTCGAACCCTTCGGCCTCGCCTGGAACGGCGGCCACTTCGGCACGGCGGCGGTGCAGCTGACGTATTGGAGCTATCAGGCACGGGACTGGTGGAAGGAACGCCGGGCGGCGTGA
- a CDS encoding CoA transferase subunit A: MKKVHASAKEALAGVLRDGMTIMAGGFGLCGIPNVLIEAVKESGVKDLTVVSNNAGIDGAGLGLLLETRQIRKMISSYVGENKLFAQQYLAGELELEFNPQGTLAERIRAGGAGIPAFFTKTGVGTLIAEGKEVRNFDGHDYVMETGLFADVSLVHAWKGDTEGNLIYRKTARNFNPMMATASRMTIAQVEHLVEPGALDPDHIITPGIYVKRMIHVPDVEKMIEKRTTREKPAA; this comes from the coding sequence ATGAAGAAAGTGCACGCGAGTGCGAAGGAAGCACTGGCCGGCGTTCTGCGCGACGGCATGACCATCATGGCAGGCGGTTTCGGCCTGTGCGGCATCCCGAACGTGCTGATCGAGGCCGTCAAGGAATCGGGCGTCAAGGATCTGACGGTGGTCTCGAACAATGCCGGCATTGACGGGGCAGGCCTCGGCCTGCTGCTCGAGACGCGCCAGATCCGCAAGATGATCTCGTCTTATGTCGGCGAGAACAAGCTGTTCGCGCAGCAATATCTGGCCGGCGAGCTCGAGCTCGAATTCAACCCGCAGGGCACTCTGGCCGAGCGCATTCGCGCCGGCGGTGCGGGCATCCCCGCCTTCTTCACCAAGACGGGGGTGGGTACGTTGATCGCCGAGGGCAAGGAAGTGCGCAATTTCGACGGGCATGATTACGTGATGGAGACGGGGCTGTTCGCCGATGTCTCGCTCGTGCATGCCTGGAAGGGCGATACGGAAGGCAACCTGATCTACCGCAAGACCGCGCGAAACTTCAATCCGATGATGGCCACCGCCTCGCGCATGACCATCGCGCAGGTGGAGCATCTGGTGGAGCCGGGTGCGCTCGATCCCGACCACATCATCACGCCGGGTATCTACGTCAAGCGCATGATCCATGTGCCGGATGTCGAGAAGATGATCGAGAAGCGCACCACCCGCGAAAAGCCCGCAGCCTGA
- a CDS encoding ATP-binding protein, with amino-acid sequence MTVGVDMGVTDPGESPAMLDLEELLATRLLVQGNSGSGKSHLLRRLLEQSAPWVQQAVIDPEGDFVTLAERFGHIVVDAERGEADLQRIAARVRQHRVSVVLNLEGLEAEQQMRAAAAFLGGLFDAERDHWYPMLVVVDEAQLFAPTAAGEFSDDARKVSLGAMTNLMCRGRKRGLAGVIATQRLAKLAKNVAAEASNFLMGRTFLDIDMMRAADLLGMERRQAEAFRDLARGHFIALGPALSRRPIPIRIGDVETQARSTSPKLMPLPEQPAEEARDLIFAPPTAEEREHEREQVQRRPAPAPMPSTNDLLARVVRERPAMTAPDAPEADPQAREAGLNAVMGEILSDPDAAFRSHAVLYQDFLVRCRIRRVPGGPPDLAEFRRRLTVARAGVDAQIAENPQWEAALRGAEGLPEDIQGVYLLFARAALEGAPCPPDGEIARICGSRSPGRARRLVQYMEQRGYIVCRNDLRGARIVALPDLGWETRAGDANAEMAPEPPTRVAEGG; translated from the coding sequence ATGACGGTCGGTGTGGATATGGGCGTGACGGATCCGGGCGAGAGCCCGGCCATGCTGGATCTGGAGGAGCTTCTGGCCACGCGTCTGCTGGTCCAGGGCAATTCCGGCTCGGGCAAGTCGCATCTCCTGCGCCGGCTTCTCGAACAGAGCGCGCCCTGGGTGCAGCAGGCGGTGATCGATCCGGAGGGCGATTTCGTCACGCTGGCCGAGCGCTTCGGCCATATCGTCGTCGATGCCGAGCGCGGCGAGGCTGATCTCCAGCGCATCGCCGCGCGGGTGCGCCAGCACCGGGTTTCCGTCGTGCTCAATCTCGAAGGGCTCGAGGCCGAGCAGCAGATGCGCGCGGCGGCGGCCTTTCTGGGCGGGTTGTTCGATGCCGAGCGGGATCACTGGTACCCGATGCTCGTCGTCGTCGATGAGGCGCAGCTCTTCGCGCCCACCGCTGCGGGCGAATTCTCCGACGATGCGCGCAAGGTCTCGCTCGGCGCCATGACCAATCTGATGTGTCGCGGCCGCAAACGCGGGCTCGCCGGCGTCATCGCCACGCAGCGTCTCGCGAAGCTCGCCAAGAACGTCGCGGCGGAGGCCTCCAACTTCCTGATGGGGCGCACCTTTCTCGATATCGACATGATGCGCGCTGCCGATCTGCTCGGCATGGAGCGCCGCCAGGCGGAGGCGTTCCGCGATCTCGCGCGCGGCCATTTCATCGCGCTCGGACCCGCCCTGTCGCGCCGCCCGATCCCGATTCGCATCGGCGATGTGGAAACGCAGGCGCGCTCGACTTCGCCGAAGCTGATGCCGTTGCCCGAGCAGCCTGCGGAAGAGGCGCGCGATCTGATCTTCGCCCCGCCCACGGCCGAGGAGCGCGAACACGAGCGCGAGCAGGTCCAGCGCCGGCCCGCCCCCGCGCCGATGCCCTCGACCAACGATCTCCTCGCCCGGGTCGTGCGCGAGCGCCCGGCCATGACGGCGCCGGACGCGCCCGAGGCCGATCCACAGGCGCGCGAGGCGGGGCTGAATGCGGTGATGGGCGAGATCCTCTCCGATCCCGATGCCGCCTTCCGCTCGCATGCGGTGCTGTATCAGGATTTTCTGGTGCGCTGCCGGATCAGGCGCGTGCCGGGCGGCCCGCCCGATCTCGCCGAATTCCGCCGTCGCCTCACCGTGGCGCGGGCGGGCGTCGACGCGCAGATTGCGGAGAACCCGCAATGGGAGGCGGCTTTGCGCGGCGCCGAGGGTTTGCCCGAGGACATCCAGGGCGTCTACCTGCTGTTCGCTCGCGCCGCCTTGGAGGGCGCGCCATGTCCGCCCGACGGCGAGATCGCCCGCATCTGCGGCAGCCGCTCACCGGGTCGTGCCCGGCGTCTGGTGCAATACATGGAACAGCGCGGCTACATCGTCTGCCGCAACGATCTGCGCGGCGCCCGCATCGTCGCACTCCCCGATCTGGGCTGGGAGACGCGCGCGGGCGATGCCAATGCAGAGATGGCACCGGAGCCGCCGACGCGGGTGGCGGAAGGCGGCTGA
- a CDS encoding class I SAM-dependent methyltransferase, whose protein sequence is MTKVFEPDPAIDIAAQREAFIRAHTRLTPVSHTPEISLHVADEATALWEKTEEELGALGLPPPFWAFAWAGGQALARYILDNPQIVRGKRVLDFAAGSGLVGIAAAKAGAARVESADIDPFALAAMPLNAAANGVTLEPRGTDLIGSREDWDVVLAGDICYERDLAARVIAWLEALHRAGTTVLIGDPGRAYLPKTLTRLAEYSVPTTRVLEDAEIKRSGVWGFAVPG, encoded by the coding sequence GTGACGAAGGTATTCGAACCGGATCCGGCCATCGACATCGCCGCGCAGCGCGAAGCCTTCATCCGCGCCCATACCCGCCTCACGCCGGTCTCGCACACGCCGGAGATCAGCCTCCATGTGGCGGATGAGGCCACGGCGCTCTGGGAGAAGACCGAGGAGGAACTCGGCGCGCTCGGCCTGCCGCCGCCCTTCTGGGCCTTCGCCTGGGCGGGCGGGCAGGCGCTCGCGCGCTACATCCTCGACAATCCGCAGATCGTGCGCGGCAAACGCGTGCTCGATTTCGCCGCCGGCTCGGGGCTCGTCGGTATCGCCGCCGCAAAGGCCGGAGCGGCGCGGGTGGAGAGCGCCGATATCGACCCTTTCGCGCTGGCCGCGATGCCACTCAACGCCGCCGCAAACGGTGTGACCCTCGAACCGCGCGGGACGGATCTGATCGGTTCACGGGAGGACTGGGACGTCGTTCTCGCCGGCGATATCTGCTACGAGCGCGACCTCGCCGCGCGCGTCATCGCCTGGCTGGAGGCGCTGCATCGCGCCGGCACCACAGTGCTGATCGGCGATCCGGGTCGGGCCTATCTGCCAAAGACGCTGACACGGCTGGCTGAATACAGCGTCCCCACGACGCGCGTTCTGGAGGATGCCGAGATCAAGCGCAGTGGCGTGTGGGGGTTTGCTGTACCGGGTTGA
- the xseA gene encoding exodeoxyribonuclease VII large subunit — translation MNQPVSNAAEFTVSELSGALKRTIEDAFGHVRLRGEISGFRGPHSSGHCYFSLKDQNARIDAVIWRGIYGRLRIKPQEGLEVVATGRITTFAGKSSYQIIIDTIEPAGVGALMALLDERKRKLEAQGLFAPERKRPLPYLPRVIGVVTSPTGAVIRDILHRLQDRFPRHVLVWPVRVQGETSGEEVAAGVRGFNALEPGGAIPRPDVIIVARGGGSIEDLWGFNDEDLVHAVAGSAIPVISAVGHETDWTLIDLVADRRAPTPTGAAEMVVPVRLDLLATVHDLAHRHEDAMLRRLERLRADLRSAARALPTPDEILSTKRQRLDLAGARLPAALRANARGLERRFSQIGQRLERASPRLAAARARAALDAVGERPRQALSALTTRLRPRLDDLGARLRYLHAAGLRERRALLESRFSLLRSYSHEATLERGFVLVTDGDGALVRDGVTLRTHDPVILTFHDGARAAQITDGADPGSGAKPPAPDDADTGAQSTKAASRKQAGTKDAMTKPAMTKPATTKPAARKPAIGQGSLFDL, via the coding sequence ATGAACCAGCCTGTCTCCAATGCCGCCGAATTTACCGTCTCCGAACTCTCCGGCGCGCTCAAGCGCACCATCGAGGATGCGTTCGGCCATGTTCGCCTGCGCGGCGAGATTTCCGGCTTTCGCGGCCCGCATTCCTCGGGCCATTGCTATTTCTCGCTCAAGGATCAGAATGCGCGCATCGACGCGGTGATCTGGCGCGGGATCTATGGCCGCCTGCGCATCAAGCCGCAGGAGGGGCTGGAAGTGGTCGCCACGGGGCGGATCACCACATTCGCCGGCAAATCCAGTTATCAGATCATTATCGACACGATCGAACCCGCCGGCGTCGGCGCGCTGATGGCGCTGCTCGACGAGCGCAAGCGCAAGCTCGAGGCGCAGGGCCTGTTCGCGCCGGAACGCAAGCGCCCCCTGCCCTATCTGCCGCGCGTGATCGGCGTCGTCACCTCGCCGACCGGGGCGGTGATCCGCGACATCCTGCATCGCCTGCAGGACCGGTTTCCGCGCCACGTCCTGGTCTGGCCCGTGCGCGTGCAGGGCGAGACCAGCGGCGAGGAAGTGGCAGCCGGCGTGCGCGGGTTCAATGCGCTCGAACCCGGCGGCGCCATCCCGCGTCCCGACGTGATCATCGTGGCCCGGGGCGGCGGCTCGATCGAGGATCTGTGGGGGTTCAACGACGAGGATCTGGTGCATGCGGTGGCCGGGAGCGCCATCCCCGTCATCTCCGCCGTCGGTCACGAGACCGACTGGACGCTGATCGACCTCGTCGCCGACCGGCGCGCGCCGACGCCGACGGGCGCGGCGGAAATGGTGGTGCCGGTGCGGCTCGATCTGCTCGCCACCGTGCATGATCTCGCCCATCGCCACGAGGATGCGATGCTGCGCCGGCTGGAGCGGCTGCGCGCGGATCTGCGCTCGGCGGCGCGCGCCCTGCCGACGCCGGACGAGATCCTGTCCACCAAGCGCCAGCGGCTCGATCTCGCCGGCGCGCGCCTGCCGGCGGCTTTGCGGGCCAATGCGCGGGGGCTGGAGCGGCGGTTCTCGCAGATCGGGCAGCGGCTGGAGCGCGCCTCCCCGCGCCTCGCCGCGGCCCGCGCCCGCGCTGCGCTCGATGCTGTCGGCGAGCGCCCGCGCCAGGCGCTCTCGGCCCTGACCACGCGGCTGCGCCCGCGCCTCGACGATCTCGGTGCGCGCCTGCGCTATCTCCACGCGGCGGGCCTGCGCGAGCGCCGGGCGTTGTTGGAAAGCCGCTTTTCGCTGCTGCGCAGTTACAGCCATGAGGCGACGCTCGAACGCGGCTTCGTGCTGGTGACGGATGGCGATGGCGCGCTGGTGCGCGACGGCGTCACTTTGCGCACGCATGATCCTGTCATCCTCACCTTCCATGACGGCGCGCGCGCTGCGCAGATCACCGATGGTGCCGACCCGGGATCCGGTGCGAAGCCGCCGGCACCGGACGATGCGGATACTGGAGCCCAGAGCACCAAAGCCGCGAGCCGGAAGCAAGCGGGCACGAAAGACGCCATGACCAAGCCTGCCATGACCAAGCCTGCCACGACCAAACCCGCTGCGCGCAAACCGGCGATCGGCCAGGGCTCGTTGTTCGATCTGTGA
- a CDS encoding long-chain-fatty-acid--CoA ligase translates to MLGLMQDWPLLIHRVIDHAAIQHPDRPVISRSVEGPIHRTTYKEVRSRSLQLAKRLEKDGIGLGDRVGTLAWNTWRHLESWYGITGIGAIYHTVNPRLFDDQIIYIINHAADRILLLDLSFVSLVEKLADRLESVERFVILTDAANMPQTTLKNAVAYEDYIAEVDDDFTWKSFDENTAAGMCYTSGTTGNPKGVVYSHRSNVLHSLTVNGVDYLGLSARDTAMPVVPLFHANGWSFAFSAPMAGAALVFPGPKLDGASLAELLVEEKVTISAAVPTIWFSLLQHLEASGDRLPDLQRVVIGGSACPRAVTKTFRDVYDVEVVHAWGMTEMSPLGSVCTLKPDYGEVDGETWLDLKEKVGFPPFGVEMKIVDDDGRELPWDGVAFGKLMVRGPAVAQSYYHRDDVICDDDGFFDTGDVATIDQHGNMQIVDRSKDVIKSGGEWISSIDLENIAVGHPDVAEAAVIGVRHPKWDERPLLIVVPRPGREPDKESILAHMAQRIAKWQLPDDIIFLEEIPHTATGKIQKLTLRERYADYKLPTM, encoded by the coding sequence ATGCTCGGCCTGATGCAGGACTGGCCCCTGCTGATTCATCGTGTCATCGACCACGCCGCCATCCAGCACCCGGATCGCCCCGTGATATCGCGCTCCGTCGAGGGCCCGATCCATCGCACCACCTACAAGGAGGTGCGCAGCCGCTCACTGCAGCTGGCCAAGCGGCTGGAGAAAGATGGAATCGGCCTCGGCGACCGGGTCGGGACTCTCGCCTGGAACACCTGGCGGCATCTGGAGAGCTGGTACGGCATTACCGGGATCGGCGCGATCTACCACACGGTCAATCCGCGCCTGTTTGACGACCAGATCATCTACATCATCAACCATGCGGCGGATCGCATCCTGTTGCTGGATCTCAGCTTCGTATCGCTGGTGGAGAAGCTGGCCGACCGGCTGGAGAGCGTCGAGCGCTTTGTCATCCTCACCGATGCGGCCAATATGCCGCAGACCACGCTCAAGAACGCCGTCGCCTATGAGGATTACATCGCCGAGGTCGATGACGATTTCACCTGGAAGAGCTTCGACGAGAACACAGCTGCGGGCATGTGCTACACCTCCGGCACCACGGGTAATCCCAAGGGTGTCGTCTATTCGCACCGCTCCAACGTGCTGCATTCCCTGACCGTGAACGGCGTTGATTATCTCGGCCTGTCGGCGCGCGATACGGCCATGCCCGTGGTGCCTCTGTTCCACGCCAATGGCTGGTCCTTCGCCTTCTCGGCGCCCATGGCCGGCGCCGCGCTGGTCTTTCCTGGCCCCAAGCTGGATGGCGCCTCGCTCGCCGAACTCCTCGTCGAGGAGAAGGTGACGATCTCGGCGGCCGTGCCGACCATCTGGTTCTCGCTGCTCCAGCATCTCGAGGCCAGCGGTGACCGCCTGCCCGATCTGCAGCGCGTCGTGATCGGCGGCTCGGCCTGTCCGCGTGCGGTGACGAAGACCTTCCGCGACGTCTATGATGTCGAAGTGGTCCATGCCTGGGGCATGACCGAGATGAGCCCGCTCGGCTCGGTCTGCACGCTCAAGCCGGATTACGGCGAGGTCGATGGCGAGACCTGGCTCGATCTGAAGGAAAAGGTCGGCTTCCCGCCATTTGGCGTCGAGATGAAGATCGTCGATGATGACGGGCGCGAACTGCCCTGGGACGGGGTCGCCTTCGGCAAGCTGATGGTGCGCGGCCCGGCAGTGGCGCAATCCTATTATCACCGCGACGACGTGATCTGCGATGATGACGGCTTCTTCGATACCGGCGACGTCGCCACGATCGACCAGCACGGCAACATGCAGATCGTCGACCGCTCCAAGGATGTCATCAAATCCGGCGGCGAGTGGATTTCATCGATTGATCTGGAGAATATCGCCGTCGGTCACCCGGATGTGGCGGAAGCAGCCGTGATCGGCGTGCGTCATCCCAAATGGGACGAGCGCCCGTTGCTGATCGTGGTGCCCCGACCCGGGCGCGAGCCGGACAAGGAGAGCATCCTCGCGCACATGGCGCAGCGTATCGCCAAGTGGCAACTCCCCGACGACATCATCTTCCTCGAGGAGATCCCCCATACGGCTACCGGCAAGATCCAGAAGCTGACCCTGCGCGAGCGTTACGCGGACTACAAGCTGCCGACCATGTGA
- a CDS encoding P1 family peptidase: MTQRSETGLPTSLTGPTNSLADIPGLRLGQAHDTALASGVSVVLFDEPATVGTSALGGASAGRDLAALAPDATVETVHALVLSGGSGYGLDAASGVQAWLRARGIGFRLGAALIPIVPQAICFDLLNGGDKDWGRYPPYRELAYTACEDAGARVALGSVGAGYGATTVDLKGGVGSASVRLASGHMVAALAVVNAVGSTLIEGGPHFWAGGLEIGDEFGGLGWPLTPPGARHRPHWKGGPQPGTTLAIIATDAALTKAQATHVAIAANDGLARALDVTHAPFDGDTIFAAATGARPLADPVQDLTMIGAMAANVLARAIARGVFTATSLPHEGALPAWRDRFGG; this comes from the coding sequence ATGACGCAGCGCAGCGAAACAGGCCTGCCGACGAGCCTCACCGGGCCGACCAACAGCCTCGCCGATATTCCCGGTCTGCGCCTCGGCCAAGCCCATGACACGGCACTCGCCTCGGGGGTCAGCGTCGTGCTTTTCGACGAACCGGCCACCGTCGGCACCTCGGCGCTCGGCGGTGCTTCGGCAGGGCGCGATCTTGCCGCCCTGGCGCCCGATGCCACGGTAGAGACCGTCCACGCACTCGTCCTCTCCGGCGGCTCGGGATACGGACTCGACGCAGCTTCGGGGGTCCAGGCCTGGCTGCGAGCACGCGGTATCGGTTTCCGCCTCGGCGCGGCGCTGATCCCGATCGTGCCACAGGCGATCTGTTTCGATCTGCTCAATGGCGGCGACAAGGATTGGGGCCGCTACCCGCCCTATCGCGAACTCGCTTATACGGCCTGCGAGGATGCTGGCGCGCGGGTGGCGCTCGGCTCGGTCGGCGCGGGATACGGGGCGACGACGGTCGACCTGAAAGGCGGCGTCGGCTCCGCCTCGGTACGGCTCGCGAGCGGTCACATGGTGGCGGCGCTCGCGGTGGTGAACGCTGTGGGCTCGACATTAATCGAAGGCGGGCCGCATTTCTGGGCGGGCGGGCTCGAAATCGGCGACGAGTTCGGCGGGCTCGGCTGGCCACTGACACCGCCCGGCGCCCGTCATCGCCCGCATTGGAAGGGCGGGCCGCAACCGGGCACCACCCTCGCCATCATCGCGACCGATGCCGCCCTGACCAAGGCGCAGGCCACGCATGTCGCCATCGCCGCGAATGACGGACTCGCCCGCGCGCTCGACGTCACCCACGCGCCCTTCGATGGCGATACGATCTTCGCCGCCGCGACAGGGGCGCGTCCACTTGCCGACCCGGTTCAGGATCTGACCATGATCGGCGCCATGGCGGCCAACGTCCTGGCCCGCGCGATCGCGCGCGGCGTGTTCACGGCGACATCTCTTCCCCATGAGGGCGCCCTTCCCGCCTGGCGGGATCGCTTCGGCGGTTGA
- a CDS encoding DUF4760 domain-containing protein translates to MQATDKISQVSIHFPIRFSAVAALVLVLLTIVFWAVSGDTIETLVFFAVGAAATAQITTAFFTARLLGFQISTRDAEIEREQRADAREELRKQREEAHDAFLLRREAIRFGERWNHPEMREARATLRSILDKNGDAGALDAYLNENKLDVNHVLNFIEEMATCCRHGLVDEPLMRKQFDYVVCKTWRSLSTWIDGQRKASVDAIWEDMEWLYDQWKTP, encoded by the coding sequence ATGCAAGCGACAGACAAGATCAGCCAGGTCAGCATTCACTTCCCAATCAGGTTTTCGGCTGTGGCCGCTCTGGTGCTGGTTCTGCTTACCATCGTATTCTGGGCCGTTTCGGGCGATACGATCGAAACACTGGTGTTTTTCGCCGTGGGCGCCGCTGCGACCGCGCAGATCACCACGGCCTTTTTCACCGCACGCCTTCTCGGCTTCCAGATCTCGACCCGCGATGCGGAAATCGAGCGGGAACAGCGAGCCGATGCTCGTGAGGAGTTGCGCAAGCAGCGTGAAGAAGCCCATGACGCGTTTCTGTTGCGCCGGGAGGCGATCCGTTTCGGTGAACGCTGGAATCATCCGGAGATGCGGGAGGCACGCGCGACCCTCAGGAGCATTCTTGACAAGAACGGTGATGCTGGCGCACTCGACGCCTATCTCAATGAGAACAAGCTCGACGTGAATCACGTCCTCAATTTCATCGAGGAGATGGCGACATGCTGCCGCCATGGCCTCGTCGACGAGCCGCTCATGCGCAAGCAGTTCGACTATGTAGTGTGCAAGACGTGGCGATCTCTCTCAACCTGGATCGACGGACAGCGCAAAGCGAGTGTCGACGCGATCTGGGAGGACATGGAATGGCTCTACGACCAGTGGAAGACACCTTGA